GGGCGCCGATTCGCTCGACACGGTCGAGCTGGTGATGGCGTTCGAGGAAGCCTTCGACATCGAGATCCCCGATGAAGACGCGGAGAAGATCCGCACCGTCAAAGACGCCGTCGATTACATCGAGGCGCATTCCAAGGGCAAATAACGCTTGGCTCGTCGCGTCGTTGTCACCGGGCTTGGGCTCATCTGTGGGGTAGGCAACACCGCCGAGGAAACGTGGGCGGGACTGTTGTCGGGCAAGAGCGGCATCGCCAGGATCACCCACTTTGACGCCACCCAATTCGCCTGCCAGATCGCGGCCGAGGTGAAGAACTTCGACCCTGCGAACTTCATCGAGAAAAAAGAGATCAAGAAGATGGGGCGCTTCATCCACCTGGCCATCGCGGCCACGGATGAGGCCATGAAGCAAAGCGGGCTGCAGGTGACGCCGGAGATCGCCACCCGCGTCGGGGTACACATCGGTTCGGGGATCGGGGGGTTCGACGTCATCGAGCGCGAGCACCTCAACCTGATCCATGGCGGCCCGCGCAAGATCTCGCCCTTCTTCATCCCCGGCGCCATCGTCAACCTGGCCGCGGGACACGTGAGCATCCGCTACGGCGCCAAAGGGCCGAACGAGGCGACCTGCACCGCCTGCACCAGCAGCGCACACTCGGTCGGCGATGCCTACAAGATCATCCAGCGCTGCGATGCTGACGCCATGATCGCCGGGGGCACGGAAGCGGCCATCACCCCCATGGGCGTCGGCGGGTTCGCCGCCATGCGCGCCCTCTCCACCCGCAACGACGCCCCGGAGAAGGCCAGCCGCCCCTGGGACGCGGGGCGCGACGGCTTCATCGTGGGCGAAGGCGCGGGCATCCTCATCCTGGAGGAGCTGGAGTTCGCCAGGCGGCGCGGGGCGAAGATCCTGGCCGAGGTCATCGGCTACGGCATGAGCGGCGACGCCTTCCACATCACCCAGCCGGCGGAAGGGGGCGACGGCGCCTACCGCGTGATGCTGAACACGCTCGCTGACGCCAAGATCCCCGCCAGCGAGGTCGGCTACATCAACGCCCACGGCACTTCCACGCCGCTGGGCGACAAGCTGGAGACCATGGCCATCAAGCGGGCGTTCGGGCCCACGCCGCCGCCAGTGAGTTCGACCAAGTCCATGACCGGGCACCTGCTGGGCGGGGCCGGAGGCCTGGAGGCCGGCATCGTGGTGCTGGCGCTGCGTGACCGCACACTCCCACCGACGGTTAACTACGAGACCCCGGACCCGGAGTGCGACCTGGACTACGTGCCCAACACGCCCCGCAAGGCCCCCAACCTGCGCATCGCGCTCACCAACTCCTTCGGCTTCGGCGGCACCAACGGCTGCCTGCTGTTCAAGCGCTGGGAAGAATAAGCGCTACATCGTAGAAGGATATTTCTTTCTCCTGCGAACCGCATCCCGACGGTAGAATCGCGCATCTCCCTGAAAGTTGACTTCTGTCAGAGTCGAATCATGCGACACGTGCTCGGAATCGTCTTTGGCATGCTGGTTCTGGTGTGCAGCGCGGGGGCACAGAAGAAGGCCGACTGGTCCGCAGTAGAAGACGCCCTGGGAAGGCCCGGCAAGCTGGATGCCGGCATCTACAAGGTGACCTTCCCCCGGACCGACCTGCACGTGCGCATCGGGAACACCAGCGTAGAGCCGGCGGCGGGATTGACGTCGTGCATGGCGTTCCGGCAGGACAGCGCCGGGGCGGTGGTGGTGGGCGACCTGGCGCTACGGCCGGAGCAAGCGCTCCGGCCCTTCATGCGAAAAGCAGGTCCCTCACGACTGAAGTCGTTCGGGATGACACTGCCGATTCTTGGTCATTTGGCGGATTGTTCGAGGGCTTTTTCAGCTTCCCTCTGGGCCTTTTCCATGTCCTTACGGCTCTTCTCGATGTCCTTCTGCGCCTTCTTCAT
The genomic region above belongs to Terriglobales bacterium and contains:
- the fabF gene encoding beta-ketoacyl-ACP synthase II, translated to MARRVVVTGLGLICGVGNTAEETWAGLLSGKSGIARITHFDATQFACQIAAEVKNFDPANFIEKKEIKKMGRFIHLAIAATDEAMKQSGLQVTPEIATRVGVHIGSGIGGFDVIEREHLNLIHGGPRKISPFFIPGAIVNLAAGHVSIRYGAKGPNEATCTACTSSAHSVGDAYKIIQRCDADAMIAGGTEAAITPMGVGGFAAMRALSTRNDAPEKASRPWDAGRDGFIVGEGAGILILEELEFARRRGAKILAEVIGYGMSGDAFHITQPAEGGDGAYRVMLNTLADAKIPASEVGYINAHGTSTPLGDKLETMAIKRAFGPTPPPVSSTKSMTGHLLGGAGGLEAGIVVLALRDRTLPPTVNYETPDPECDLDYVPNTPRKAPNLRIALTNSFGFGGTNGCLLFKRWEE